A window of the Lactuca sativa cultivar Salinas chromosome 7, Lsat_Salinas_v11, whole genome shotgun sequence genome harbors these coding sequences:
- the LOC111906585 gene encoding wall-associated receptor kinase 5, producing the protein MLAKSFMLAMPFLLWVHEARASLAKPGCQERCGNITVPYPYGMGTGCFLNTSFEVSCNESSPYVSPLRFVNNDKFLISEISMESIRIVGKVPFGCINESATKAGAKKFQLDPHFRYSHTKNVYIAVGCNISAIFQSLSPSHFREARCASCCITPPPTISGFFACNGSNGCCQSSIPVETNAYKAVISNHGPKTPCSRVFIAEKNFSLEKSMFGYTLTSYQFPVVLNWVITLTSCHRAQLRGSCLCGKNSDCIDSAKGLGHNCRCKNGYSGNPYLHIGCQDINECLCPNNYPCREDQICINTPGSYTCTSSHRHILIISVIIASVIGIFSFGAIGHYAYKELGRRKENKIKQEFFKRNGGYLLKQHISADKSHVMKIKVYAAKEIEKATEGFSQRRLLGKGGQGTVYKGFLTDGTIVAIKRSNVVDEDQVERFVNEVFILSQINHRNIVKLLGCCLESEVPLLVYEYLSNGTLSQHLHDGEEVSKFSWKDRIRVARDVAGALAYLHSYASPAIFHRDVKPHNILLDENYRAVVSDFGLSRSIPLSRTHLTTKIEGTFGYLDPEYFRSGQLTEKSDVYAFGVVLMELLTRRTVVSSTNCGEGLVSHFQFLVKQKRVLEILDQQVLDEALMDDIFQITKLVKTCMRKNVKERQSMKEVVMGLDKLKVVQLELPS; encoded by the exons ATGCTAGCAAAATCATTCATGCTTGCAATGCCATTTTTGTTGTGGGTGCATGAGGCACGAGCCTCTCTAGCGAAGCCAGGTTGCCAGGAGAGATGTGGTAACATAACTGTCCCATATCCATATGGCATGGGGACCGGTTGTTTCTTGAACACATCATTTGAAGTCTCGTGCAATGAATCATCACCATATGTTTCTCCTCTTCGATTTGTAAATAATGATAAATTCCTAATTTCAGAAATCTCCATGGAGTCCATACGTATAGTTGGTAAGGTACCTTTCGGATGTATTAATGAATCTGCAACCAAAGCAGGTGCTAAAAAATTTCAACTGGATCCACACTTTAGATATTCACATACAAAAAATGTCTATATAGCAGTGGGGTGTAACATATCTGCTATTTTTCAATCATTAAGTCCCTCACATTTCAGAGAAGCTAGATGCGCTTCTTGCTGTATCACACCCCCACCTACCATAAGTGGATTTTTCGCTTGTAATGGCTCAAATGGTTGCTGCCAAAGTAGCATCCCAGTGGAAACCAATGCATATAAGGCTGTAATTTCCAATCATGGCCCCAAGACCCCATGCAGTCGTGTATTCATTGCTGAAAAGAACTTTTCTCTAGAAAAATCGATGTTTGGCTATACACTAACTTCATACCAGTTTCCTGTGGTCTTAAATTGGGTTATAACATTAACCAGTTGCCACCGTGCTCAACTAAGAGGAAGCTGTTTGTGTGGCAAGAACAGTGACTGCATCGACTCAGCCAAAGGTCTGGGACATAACTGCCGCTGCAAGAATGGTTACAGCGGGAACCCTTACCTTCACATTGGATGCCAAG ATATCAACGAATGTCTTTGCCCAAACAACTATCCTTGTAGAGAGGATCAGATTTGCATTAATACACCTGGGAGCTACACGTGCACTTCCTCACATAGACACATTTTAATCATCTCAG TTATTATTGCATCTGTGATTGGAATTTTTTCCTTTGGTGCTATTGGTCACTACGCATATAAGGAACTTGGCAGAAGAAAGGAAAATAAGATCAAGCAGGAGTTCTTCAAAAGGAATGGTGGATATCTATTAAAGCAGCATATCTCTGctgataaatcacatgtaatgAAAATAAAAGTTTATGCTGCCAAAGAGATAGAGAAGGCTACGGAGGGTTTTAGTCAAAGACGGTTGCTTGGCAAGGGAGGACAGGGTACAGTGTATAAGGGTTTCTTGACAGATGGAACCATTGTAGCCATAAAGAGGTCAAACGTAGTAGACGAAGATCAGGTAGAACGATTTGTTAATGAAGTTTTCATTCTTTCACAGATAAACCATAGGAATATAGTTAAACTGTTAGGTTGTTGCTTGGAGTCTGAAGTCCCATTATTGGTATATGAGTATTTATCCAATGGCACCCTCTCACAACATCTTCATGACGGGGAAGAAGTTTCCAAATTTTCATGGAAAGATCGTATACGAGTGGCTAGGGATGTTGCAGGCGCACTAGCGTATTTGCACTCATATGCATCCCCAGCCATATTCCATAGGGATGTTAAGCCACATAACATCTTATTGGATGAGAACTACAGAGCTGTAGTCTCTGACTTTGGACTTTCAAGGTCCATACCTCTCAGCAGAACTCATCTAACTACAAAAATTGAAGGCACATTTGGATATTTGGATCCAGAGTATTTCCGGTCGGGGCAACTTACTGAAAAAAGTGATGTTTATGCCTTTGGTGTAGTGCTTATGGAGCTCTTAACCCGAAGAACAGTTGTGTCTTCAACAAATTGTGGTGAAGGTCTGGTTTCACATTTCCAGTTCTTAGTCAAGCAGAAACGTGTGCTTGAAATTTTAGACCAGCAAGTTCTAGATGAAGCTCTGATGGATGATATATTTCAGATCACTAAGCTTGTTAAGACATGTATGAGAAAGAATGTGAAGGAAAGACAAAGCATGAAAGAGgtggttatgggtttagacaaATTAAAAGTAGTACAACTTGAACTTCCGAGTTAG